From Pseudomonas sp. LS1212, the proteins below share one genomic window:
- a CDS encoding acetate--CoA ligase family protein codes for MDVTRNSLTRLLQPRSLAVVGASPEPGSVGNLVLNNLLRFNYPGSLHLVSRSRDEVLGRACVRSIDDLPEGIDAAIIVAPQVAIADALAACGRRGIGGVVVFASGFAEMGEAGQEAQRQLTELAAAHNIALLGPNCMGFVNFLAATPMTFEQVQPQALRPGPRLGVIAQSGAMSGNLRQALLAKGLNVACSLSTGNEAALGAEDLLAHLVDSDDIDVFALFVEMIRKPQVFLEAAAKARSVGKPIVLMHPGRSARAREAAQSHTGALAGDHLIMRTLVEREAVVVVESLDELFDTCAILARYPTPVKQSATAVASNSGAVKGIAIDFCEDLGLPLADLQPRTVAALAAVLPDFATVENPLDLTSKGMQQPELFGLCARALLDDPDVGSLLMPLMGGGPTQQMDKVRSLLPVMTDSQKPVAFAFMGDGSALADEVTACIRDSQVPFFRSPDRALRALAKVHEYGRLFHAAQVRSDVRSVPLLEGLNSGPLAEYKGKQWLAELGLEVLDGRLARSVDQAVAIAADIGYPIVLKAQADTLTHKSDIGGVAIGLKDEPSLRQAWSRMMDQVGDAMPGLTLDGLLVERMSAPGLELVVGARRDPQWGPVILIGLGGIHIEVLKDVRLMAADLSEAQILEQLRLLKGAALLDGVRGQPPRDINAVAKVVRRVADLMLGNPNLLEIDINPLVVQPQGCVALDALLVVA; via the coding sequence GTGGACGTGACTCGCAATTCATTGACGCGGCTGCTGCAACCGCGCTCGCTTGCAGTAGTGGGGGCTTCTCCGGAGCCAGGGTCGGTGGGCAATCTGGTGTTGAACAACCTGTTGCGCTTCAACTACCCCGGTTCGCTGCACCTGGTCAGCCGTAGCCGCGACGAAGTGCTGGGTCGCGCCTGCGTGCGCTCTATTGATGACTTACCCGAAGGCATTGATGCCGCAATCATTGTCGCTCCTCAGGTTGCTATTGCTGATGCATTGGCTGCCTGCGGGCGACGAGGGATAGGTGGTGTCGTAGTTTTCGCGTCCGGCTTTGCCGAGATGGGTGAAGCCGGTCAAGAGGCTCAGCGGCAACTAACCGAATTAGCTGCTGCGCATAACATCGCCCTGCTGGGCCCAAACTGCATGGGGTTCGTCAACTTTCTTGCTGCAACCCCCATGACGTTCGAGCAGGTGCAGCCGCAAGCGCTGCGGCCTGGCCCGCGGCTGGGAGTGATCGCACAAAGTGGTGCTATGAGTGGCAACCTGCGCCAGGCGCTGTTGGCCAAGGGCTTGAACGTAGCCTGCTCATTGTCCACGGGTAACGAAGCCGCTCTGGGGGCGGAGGATCTGCTGGCCCACTTGGTGGATTCAGACGATATCGATGTGTTTGCCTTGTTCGTGGAGATGATTCGCAAGCCTCAGGTTTTTCTGGAGGCCGCCGCCAAGGCACGTTCAGTGGGCAAACCGATTGTCTTGATGCATCCGGGACGCAGCGCCAGGGCGAGAGAGGCCGCGCAATCTCATACCGGCGCACTGGCAGGCGACCACTTGATCATGCGCACGCTGGTCGAGCGAGAGGCTGTGGTGGTGGTTGAAAGCCTCGATGAGTTGTTCGATACCTGCGCGATTCTTGCGCGCTACCCCACGCCGGTCAAGCAGTCGGCGACTGCAGTAGCCTCCAATTCTGGAGCGGTTAAGGGGATAGCCATCGATTTCTGCGAAGACCTGGGCTTGCCATTGGCAGATCTGCAGCCGCGCACCGTAGCGGCCCTGGCGGCGGTACTACCGGACTTTGCGACTGTAGAGAACCCTCTCGATTTGACGTCCAAAGGCATGCAGCAGCCTGAACTGTTTGGCTTGTGTGCTCGGGCATTGCTGGATGACCCCGACGTGGGAAGCCTGCTGATGCCATTGATGGGCGGTGGCCCCACGCAGCAGATGGACAAGGTGCGTTCTTTGCTGCCTGTGATGACCGATTCGCAAAAACCCGTGGCTTTTGCCTTCATGGGGGATGGCTCGGCGTTGGCCGACGAGGTCACAGCATGTATCAGAGACAGTCAGGTACCGTTTTTCCGTTCACCCGATCGTGCATTGCGTGCCTTGGCGAAGGTGCATGAGTACGGTCGCTTGTTCCATGCTGCTCAGGTCCGTAGTGACGTAAGGTCGGTACCTTTGCTCGAGGGCCTGAACAGCGGACCGTTGGCCGAGTACAAGGGTAAGCAGTGGTTGGCTGAGTTGGGGCTTGAAGTGCTAGACGGTCGCCTGGCGCGGAGCGTTGATCAGGCTGTGGCTATTGCCGCTGATATTGGCTACCCGATAGTCCTCAAGGCCCAGGCCGATACGCTGACCCACAAGAGTGACATTGGCGGGGTAGCGATCGGTTTGAAGGATGAGCCGAGCCTGCGCCAGGCCTGGAGCCGGATGATGGATCAGGTAGGCGACGCGATGCCGGGGCTGACGCTGGACGGTTTGTTGGTTGAGCGTATGTCGGCGCCGGGTTTGGAACTGGTGGTCGGCGCGCGTCGCGACCCGCAGTGGGGGCCTGTAATCCTGATTGGGTTGGGCGGTATCCATATCGAGGTGCTTAAGGATGTGCGGTTGATGGCTGCTGATTTGAGTGAGGCACAGATCCTGGAACAGCTTCGTCTGCTCAAAGGTGCCGCACTGCTGGACGGAGTGCGTGGCCAACCGCCTAGGGACATCAATGCCGTGGCCAAAGTAGTGCGTCGAGTGGCGGATTTGATGCTCGGCAATCCGAACTTGCTGGAAATCGATATCAACCCATTGGTGGTCCAGCCGCAAGGTTGCGTGGCACTGGATGCGTTGTTGGTCGTTGCCTGA
- a CDS encoding DUF3237 family protein — protein MNLTLNQEHIFDIRIDFDQRQRFGPVCGGGEVGFTSVAGGVVEGPRLNGRVIPHGGADWADIRPDGVVVINAHYLLELDDGTTVYVQNRGFVVPAQRPVDASPDQLIQPAYFRLAPTFKVPVGPHDWLSRTVIVGCGERHLNPDYTLFRYYAMG, from the coding sequence ATGAACCTCACGTTGAACCAAGAGCACATTTTTGACATCCGTATCGACTTTGACCAGCGGCAGCGCTTCGGTCCAGTCTGTGGCGGTGGGGAAGTCGGCTTTACCTCAGTGGCGGGCGGGGTGGTCGAAGGCCCGCGACTCAATGGCAGAGTGATCCCCCATGGGGGGGCGGATTGGGCAGATATTCGGCCCGATGGCGTGGTAGTGATCAATGCTCATTACCTGCTCGAACTCGATGACGGCACCACGGTGTATGTGCAAAACCGCGGCTTTGTGGTGCCAGCCCAGCGCCCTGTCGATGCCTCACCGGATCAGTTGATTCAGCCGGCCTACTTTCGTTTGGCGCCAACTTTCAAGGTCCCGGTGGGGCCTCATGACTGGCTGAGCCGCACGGTGATCGTTGGTTGCGGCGAGCGACACCTGAACCCGGATTACACGTTGTTTCGCTATTACGCCATGGGCTGA